ACGCCAGGATAGTAAAGGGACCACTGGATGATTCCGACCGCGTCCAGCACCGCCGTTTTGCGAGGAGCACCCGTGGCATCCACCACGCCTTGTTCACCGCTGAGCAGCGAAACTTGGCTGATCTCGTTCTTGAGATCGACGGCCCCATCGATCAGGGTCACCACCGTGCGGCCGTCTTCCTCGACATCAATGTTGAATTCGGTCCCGCGTATGGCCCCGGAGGCCCGGGGGGTCTTGAATTCGGTCTCGACCGGGTTTTCCCGATTGAAGAAGTAGGTCGATCCTCGCTGAACATTGAGCACGTTCTTGCCCTGGGATTCGTCCGGTTCCACCTCCATGCTGGTAAGCTGGTTCAAGCGCACCACGGATTGATTGGAAAGCCGGAGTGTGGCTCGGCTCTTCAAGCCGGTGCGCAACCGGTCCTTGACCCGGATCGCCATGTTCGTTTGCGCCGGCGTCCAATCCGAAGCACCAAGGCGAAACACATCAACCTTGCCTTCCGCCGTGAGCAGCACCGCGTTGCCTTGGCTGCCTGAGGAAGCCGTGGTTTGGGAGTGGAGGACGGGCATGGATGCAAGCACCCAGCCGGCCACAAGGAGAAAAAGATTGAGGGTTTTCACGAAAAAATCTGGCAGGCGCAGCTCCGAAAGCTGGGCAGCATGATACCGATTTTTGCCCCGAAGACGATCCGAATAACGAGACGCGGCGATGCCTAGGCGCGGACGCGTGTGAAATCTGCGAATCGAGCCGGGAATCGACCCAACGAAATGCGGCCCAAACCTCTCCCGCACATGAGGCGCGGTTGAGTTGGAGCCGGGATGGATTCTCGGGCGAATCCATGGAGGCCCGGGCTTCCCCTCCGCAAAAGCGTCAGGCCATCCCTTACTCGGCTTTCGGCTTCTCGAACTTCGAATCGGGAATCTCGACGTTCTGCTTCACCTCGTCGATCTTGGTCGTGATGCTGATCGCGGGATTGATCTGCCGCAGCTTGAACGGCATTTTCACCCCTTCAACTTCCTTGTAATCCTCGAGGTAATTCTCGAAAGCCATTTTCCCTTGAGGCCCCTCGAACTCGAAGTCGCTCCGGATCAAAAACCCCGACTTGACGTCGAAAAACATGGTTTCAGGGGAACCTTCTGCCGGAATGGCTTCAACGACATAGACTTCGGACTCGCCGAGCTTGCTTTTCTCCTTCACCGTCATCTTTGGGTAGAGCTCCTTCAACTTGGCATCCTTGTGGAACTCGACGGACCGCTTGAGCATGGACAGTTCCGAGTCCTTCAATTCACGGACTCCTGTGAGCGGATCCTTGGACCACCCAATCTTGCCATTGAATCCTTGTTGAATCGTCCCCAGTCCTTCGATTTCGATCACGGTCAGCATCTTGTCGGGCGATTTTGCGAAGATCTGGGCGGCACCTTTCAAGCCCATGGCCGGCATTTCAATGTTCCCTTTGATGACCCTTGATTTGGCTTTCAGGATCGCCTCTTTCCCGCCCACCGCCTGCATGTACTTTTCAATCAGGCTCTCCGCCGTCGGGAGCGCTGCTGACTCGGGCTTGGGTTTGACCTCTTGCGCCAAGAGCGCGGACGAACCGCAAACCCAAAGGAAAGCTGTGAAAAAGTGGAAGAGAATTCGGGATGCACGATGCATGGCGGAGACAGTAGGCCGAGTTCGCCTCTTTGACAAACGCATTCCCCGAACGATCTCTGCCCAGCGCCAAAACCCTGGAAATCGGACCCGGACGCCCCTCCAACTTGGGGGCAGGAAGAGCCCGGCCATCGAGCGGCGTGCGCCTGCGGCGGGCCTGCTGCCCAGTCCAGCCCAAACACGATTTAACTTGCGCTTGGCCCACAACTTCTATTTTGTTCAAATCGCTCCGAACGAAAAAAACGCCGGAGCGAGCGTTCTGCTGAAGTTTGAGCTCTCCCACGCGAAGCGACGGGCGCGAAGCGTCTCGATCCTCCGGCGGCCGGATCCTCTCCCAGTTCCCTTTATCATGCGCATTCTGTTGTCCGGTTGCGCCGGTTTCATTGGATTCCACCTGGCTCGTCGCCTCTTGCGTCGAGGCGATGAAGTGGTCGGTTTCGATAACTTGAATGATTACTACAATGTGAGGCTCAAACAGGCCCGGCTCGATCAACTGCTGCCCCATCCCTCCTTCTCATTTCGCAAAGCGGATCTTGCCGACCGTTCCGCCCTGCGTGACCTCTTCGCCGAATCCCAACCTCGGCGGGTGATTCACCTGGCCGCCCAGGCCGGCGTGCGTTATTCGATCAGCAACCCCGAAGCCTACATCGACTCCAATCTCCTGGGCTTCGGCAACATGCTGGAAGGTTGCCGCCGCCACCGCGTGGAACATCTGGTTTATGCCTCGTCCAGTTCTGTCTATGGCGCCAACACCACGATGCCGTTCTCGGTTCATCACAACGTCGATCATCCCCTAAGCCTTTACGCGGCCACGAAAAAAGCCAATGAGTTGATGGCTCATACCTACAGCCATCTCTATGGTCTTCCCACCACCGGCCTGCGTTTCTTTACGGTTTACGGACCCTGGGGGAGACCCGACATGGCGTTGTTCCTGTTCGCGAAAGCCATCCTCGAAGGCCGGCCCATCGACGTCTTCAATGAAGGGAACATGCAAAGGGATTTCACTTACATCGATGATATCGCCGAAGGTGTCGAGCGGGCGTGTGACGTCGTGGCGAGTCCATCCTCCGACTGGAACAGCGATCATCCGGATCCCGGCACCAGCAAGGCTCCCTTCCGTCTGTATAACATCGGCAATCACCAGCCCGTTCCCTTGCTGCATCTGATTGCTTGCCTCGAGAAATCCCTGGGACGGCGGGCTGAGAAACGGCTTCTGCCCATGCAGCCCGGCGATGTGGCAGCCACGTTTGCCGATGTGGACGACCTCGCTCGCGACACGGGCTTCAAGCCCGCGACACCCATCGAGGTCGGCGTCGAGCGCTTCGTCGCCTGGTATCGCGAGTTCTACGCCGTCTAGCCGGCCCTCTCGGGTCAGATCCTGCCTCTTCGAAACACCGATTCCCGCATGGTGCCCCCGGTGGACAAGCGAAAATTGAGCGAACTGCGGTCGAAGTCTGCCACGACCGAGTCTCGGACACGCAGGGAAATGATCGATGCCTGCTCGCGCTTCTGCCACCTCATGGGATTGCCTCGCTCCATCGGCCAGATCTACGGACTCCTCTATCTCTCCGCCAGCCCTCTTTCCCTAGATGACCTGGTCAGCATCTTGAACATTAGCAAAGGCAGCGCCAGCACGGGCACGCGGCAGCTCTCTCAATGGGGCGCCATCCGCCAGATTTGGATCTCGGGGGACCGGCGGGATTACTATGAAGTCGTCACCGACCTCGTAGAGTTCATCCGCGCCAGCTACCAAAATTACGTCCGCCCCCGCCTGCACGCGACCACCCTCCGCCTGGACAGCCTGACCTCGAGCCTGGACGAGGACGCGGCACGCGGGCTTCTCACGCCGGACGAGCTACGTCTCTGCAGCGAACGGATCAAGGCTTTGGCGCGCATCCAAGGAAAGCTGAGACTCGTGTTGCCTATGGCTGAGAAATTGATGCTCTAGAGCACGGCCGGCCTCTTTCTATCACGCATGCAATTTGTTGATCTCAAGACCCAATATCGGCGACATCAAGACGAGATTGACGCGCGTGTTCGCAAGGTGTTCGAACACGGCCAGTACGTCATGGGTCCCGAAGTTGAGGAATGCGAGGCCGCTCTGGCTGCCTTTGTCGGAGTCAAGCATGGCATTACGGTTGCCAGCGGGACGATGAGTCTCGAAATCGCATTGCGGGCTCTCGAGATCGGGCCTGGCGACGAGGTGATCACCGTTCCCTTCACCTGGATCAGCAGTGCCGAAGTGATCAATCTGGTGGGGGCCACTCCGGTGTTTGTCGATATCGAACCCGCCACCTTCAATATCGACATTACCAAGATCGAGGCGGCGATGACGCCCAGAACCAAAGCGATCATCCCGGTCAGCCTCTTCGGTCAGATGCCGGATTATGACCGTATCAACGCGCTCTGCGAGCCGCGCGGCATCACGGTGATCGAGGACGCGGCGCAAAGTTTTGGGGCCACGCGAGAGGGGCGCAAAAGTTGCAGTGTGACCCGTATCGCCAGCACCAGCTTTTTCCCCGCCAAACCTCTCGGATGTTACGGCGATGGAGGAGCCCTGTTCACAAACGATGACGCTCTCGCGCAGCAGATGCGGGACATCCGAATCCATGGCGGCAAGCGCCACCATCACACGGTGGTTGGAACCAACGGCAGATTCGATACCTTGCAGGCTGCGGTCATCCTGGCCAAACTGCCTCACTTCCCTGAGGAGGTGGAGGCTCGATCTCGGATTGGTCATGCCTATACCGAAAGGCTGCGAGCCAGTTGCGTGACACCCGAGGTGGCTTCAGGCAATACTCATGTCTACGCGCAATACACCATTCGAGTGCCGGAGCGCGATGTTGTCGCCGCCCGCTTGAAAGACAAAGGAATCCCGACGGCCATTTATTATCCGAAGTGCCTTCACGAGCAGCCCGTCTACGCAAGTCCGGGCTATCCTTGGGGGGCGTTTCCGGTCGCGGAACGTGCTTCCCGGGAAGTGCTCAGCCTGCCGATGCATCCTTTCCTCGACCCCGCCGAAATCGATGACGTCTGCCAGGGCGTTCGCGAGGCTGCCCCACCCCATCTCCCGTGAACTTCTCAGCCCCCGTCAAGACTCCGCCCGTCCCCACCCCCGCCCAACCCGCGCTCGCTCTCGTGGGATGCGGCTATTGGGGGCGCAATCTGGCCCGCAATTTTCAAGCGCTCGGCGCGTTGCACACGCTCTGCGACATGAACGAATCGCTGCTCGACGGCTTCGATTCAGGATATGAAGGGGTGAAAAAATGCACCGATGTGGATCGAGTGCTGGCCGATCCCGCCATTCGCCAAATTGCCATCGCCTCCCCCGCGTCCACTCATTTCTCACTCGCTCAGGCGGCCCTTGCGGCAGGCAAGGACGTGTTTGTCGAGAAACCCCTCTGCCTGGAACCCGAACAGGGCCTCCTGCTCGCGCAAGAGTCATCCCGGAAAGGCCTCATCCTCATGGTGGGGCATCTCCTCCAATACCATCCCTGCATCGGCGCGCTTCAAGCTTTGGTCGCGTCCGGCGAACTCGGGCGGCTGTTCTACGTGACTTCAAACCGGCTTCATCTCGGACGCATCCGCCGCGAGGAGAATGCCCTTTGGAGTTTCGCGCCCCACGACATTTCGGTCATTCTCTCCCTGGCGGGCCACCGCGTGCCCGATTGGGTCCAGTGCACCGGCGACTGCTACCTAACCCCCGGGGTTCATGACACCACGCTCACCTCGCTCCGTTTCGTAGGCGGTTTTCGAGCTCACATCTACGTCAGTTGGCTGAATCCATTTAAGGAACAGAAACTGACCGTCGTCGGTTCCCAGGGCATGGTCGTATTTGACGACACGCAGCCCTGGGAGTCGAAGTTGCGGCTGCACCGCCATTACCTCACCTGGGAGCGCGGCGAGCTTCCCGTGCCCAACACCACCCGCAACTGCGAGTACCTCAAGGTCGAGGAAGTCGAGCCCTTGTCCAACGAATGCCGGCACTTTTTGGACTGCTGCGCGACCCGCACCCCGCCCCGAACCGATGCCATGGAAGGAGTGCGAGTGTTGCGCGTTCTCGAAGCCGCCCAAAAGAGCCTGCTGGACGAAGGCACGCCAACGTCATTGTCCGCGGCGCCAGCGCACCCGACAGGGGGCCCATCGCCGTACATCCATCCCTCCGCGGTCGTGGATCCAGGCGCCACCCTCGGCCCCGGGAGCAAAGTCTGGCATTTTGCGCACGTTTGCCAGGGAGCCGTGATCGGGGAGCGCTGCATCCTGGGGCAGAATACCTTCGTGGCGGGAGGCGCCCGGCTCGGAAACAATGTGAAGGTTCAAAATAACGTCGCGGTGTATTCAGGAGTCACCATCGAGGACGACGTTTTTCTGGGGCCTTCCTGTGTGCTGACCAACGTGACGAATCCCCGGTCTCAAGTCAATCGGCAGTCCATTTACGAACGCATCGTGATTCGCCGGGGAGCGACCGTCGGAGCCAATGCCACTCTGGTTCCTGGAGTGATTCTTGGCCGCTACAGTTTCGTCGCCGCGGGAGCCGTCGTCACCCGGAGCGCGCCCGATTATGCCTTCCTGGTCGGCGCTCCGGCCAGGCAGAAGGGTTGGATGAGCCGCCATGGACATCTCCTCAAGCCTGATCCGGATGGCATCTTGCGATGCCCGGAATCAGGATTGCGCTACCAGGAAGCCCAACCCGGACGGTTGCACTGCCTGGATCTGGATGAGGAGGCGCCCCTGCCCGAATCCATGCGCCTCGGACGCCTTGCCTACGACGACTTCAAGAGCGCCGGGCCTGCAACCTGAATGCCTAACCCGCGTCATTCACATTCGGCTGGCCCGGAAATGCCCGGTCGTGAAACGAGTATAAAATTTCCGGGCGAGGGAACCGTGGAACATTCACTTCCGATTTTCTCGCTGGTTCTTTTGACCTGGAGCATTGTTGCACTTCGGTCACAGGCCCATGGCCAGGGCATGCTCCCTCAGTGCGCCTCGCTCCAGGTCAAAATCCCGGCGCGGGAAAATCGGAATTAATTGTTGCGCGATTCGTAAGACACAAGAGCCACATTTATGGAACTCAAGAACAAGCGAATCCTGGTGATCGGCGGAGCCGGATTGATCGGCAGCCACGTGGTGGATGAACTCATCCAAACGGAAGTCGCTGAAATTCGAGTCTACGACAACCTTGTGAGAGGCAGCGTCGACAACCTCGCCTCGGCCTTGCAGGACAAACGGGTCAACCTGTTCCCTCATGGCGGGGACGTGCTGCAACGGGATATTCTCGACCGCGCCTTCGAGGGCATCGACGGCGTGGTTCACCTGGCCGCGCTTTGGCTCCTGCACTGCCACGAGTACCCGGAGTCCGCGTTCGAAGTGAATATTCGCGGCACCTTCAATGTGTTGGAAGCCTGCCGGCGTCATCAAGTCAAGAAACTGGTCTATTCTTCAAGCGCCAGCGTCTACGGCGACGCCGTCGCCGAACCCATGACCGAAGAGCATCCCTACAACAATTGGACTTTCTATGGCGCCACCAAAATAGCCGGGGAACACATGCTCAAGGCTTATCACAAGCGCTATGGCCTCCACGGCGTCGGGCTCCGCTACATGAACGTTTACGGGCCGCGCCAGGATTATCGGGGTGCCTACATCGCCGTCATGATGAAGATTCTCGACTGCGTAGACCGCGGGGAGAGGCCCAAAGTCTTCGGGGACGGATCGCAAGCCTACGATTTCATCCACGTGCGCGATGTCGCCCGCGCCAACGTCTGCGCGCTTCAGTCCAACTGCCCGTTCGGTTTCTTCAATGTCGGACGGGGCATCAAGACCTCGATCAAAGAGCTCGCGGAGCTTCTGCTGCGTCTGAGCGGGCGCGAGTCGTTGGGCATTCAATACGAACCGGCTGGACAAACGTTTGTCACCAACCGGGTCGGCTGTCCCAAGGCCGCCGAGCGGGAGTTGGGGTTTCGCTGGAGCCTCGATCTTGAGGAAGGAATGCGCTCCCTGATCGAGTGGCGCAACACACACAAGTCGGAAGTCGCTGCGCGGCAGCGCGCCGTCGGGCTACACGCATGCGCCCGATGACAGACACGCCCGCCCGCACGCCGATCATGCCTACGGCCCGGCCCGTGCAGATCTCCCTCCCTTCCACCGGCGAGGACGAATGGCAGGCAGCCAAGGGACCGCTCATGAGCGGCTGGCTCACGCAGGGACCCAAAGTCGCAGAGTTCGAGCGCGCCTTTGCCGCGCGGCATCAAGTGAAGCACGCGCTTGCCGTCACCAGTTGCACTACGGGCCTGCACCTGGCGCTCGCCTCGCTGGGCATCGGTCCCGGTGATGAA
The sequence above is a segment of the Verrucomicrobiota bacterium genome. Coding sequences within it:
- a CDS encoding SDR family NAD(P)-dependent oxidoreductase, producing the protein MELKNKRILVIGGAGLIGSHVVDELIQTEVAEIRVYDNLVRGSVDNLASALQDKRVNLFPHGGDVLQRDILDRAFEGIDGVVHLAALWLLHCHEYPESAFEVNIRGTFNVLEACRRHQVKKLVYSSSASVYGDAVAEPMTEEHPYNNWTFYGATKIAGEHMLKAYHKRYGLHGVGLRYMNVYGPRQDYRGAYIAVMMKILDCVDRGERPKVFGDGSQAYDFIHVRDVARANVCALQSNCPFGFFNVGRGIKTSIKELAELLLRLSGRESLGIQYEPAGQTFVTNRVGCPKAAERELGFRWSLDLEEGMRSLIEWRNTHKSEVAARQRAVGLHACAR
- a CDS encoding DegT/DnrJ/EryC1/StrS family aminotransferase, with product MQFVDLKTQYRRHQDEIDARVRKVFEHGQYVMGPEVEECEAALAAFVGVKHGITVASGTMSLEIALRALEIGPGDEVITVPFTWISSAEVINLVGATPVFVDIEPATFNIDITKIEAAMTPRTKAIIPVSLFGQMPDYDRINALCEPRGITVIEDAAQSFGATREGRKSCSVTRIASTSFFPAKPLGCYGDGGALFTNDDALAQQMRDIRIHGGKRHHHTVVGTNGRFDTLQAAVILAKLPHFPEEVEARSRIGHAYTERLRASCVTPEVASGNTHVYAQYTIRVPERDVVAARLKDKGIPTAIYYPKCLHEQPVYASPGYPWGAFPVAERASREVLSLPMHPFLDPAEIDDVCQGVREAAPPHLP
- a CDS encoding NAD-dependent epimerase, which produces MRILLSGCAGFIGFHLARRLLRRGDEVVGFDNLNDYYNVRLKQARLDQLLPHPSFSFRKADLADRSALRDLFAESQPRRVIHLAAQAGVRYSISNPEAYIDSNLLGFGNMLEGCRRHRVEHLVYASSSSVYGANTTMPFSVHHNVDHPLSLYAATKKANELMAHTYSHLYGLPTTGLRFFTVYGPWGRPDMALFLFAKAILEGRPIDVFNEGNMQRDFTYIDDIAEGVERACDVVASPSSDWNSDHPDPGTSKAPFRLYNIGNHQPVPLLHLIACLEKSLGRRAEKRLLPMQPGDVAATFADVDDLARDTGFKPATPIEVGVERFVAWYREFYAV